The following coding sequences lie in one Alicyclobacillus curvatus genomic window:
- a CDS encoding antibiotic biosynthesis monooxygenase, with the protein MIVLTASYQCKCGMGDAVETALLEMIPLVKQEEGCLLYLVNRGQEDKDSFLLFEQYEDDAALARHSETPYFQRIVRDTVIPMLESRVRTLYTPVLP; encoded by the coding sequence GTGATTGTGCTTACGGCAAGCTACCAGTGCAAGTGTGGTATGGGTGATGCGGTGGAAACCGCGCTCCTGGAAATGATACCGCTCGTGAAACAGGAGGAGGGGTGTTTATTGTATCTGGTCAATCGCGGCCAGGAAGACAAAGACTCGTTTTTACTCTTTGAACAGTATGAAGATGATGCAGCTCTTGCCAGGCATTCGGAGACGCCGTACTTTCAGCGGATCGTCCGTGATACCGTGATACCCATGCTCGAAAGCCGAGTGCGAACGCTGTACACGCCGGTGCTCCCCTGA
- a CDS encoding M3 family oligoendopeptidase, with protein sequence MKFEEMMYERPDIEVVEKQFGELLTKFENAGTAEAQNSVMKEINDLRVEVETMGTLAQVRHTIDTNDTFYDAENDYFDENQPRMQALSTQFYHALAKSPFRAELEQAWGKQLFRLAEMTLNTFDPVILADLQKENKLASDYDRLIASAKIDFEGEERNLAQMGPFLTSPNREMRKRAYEARYNFFIEHQDELDEIYDGLVKTRTELARKLGYKTFTELGYLRLSRSDYNAEMVANFRKQVEEFIVPVATALRERQKKLIGVDELKYYDEGFKFPSGNPKPHGDPDWIVDKGKRMYMELSPETDEFFTVMTDNHLMDLVSKKGKSAGGYCTGLGKYKVPFIFSNFNGTFGDVTVLTHEAGHAFQSYSSRHFELPEYGFPTMESAEIHSMSMEFFTWPWMDLFFEEETDKFKFMHLADALEFIPYGVAVDEFQHFVYENPDVSPAERRAEWRRIEKKYLPHRNYEGNDYLESGAYWHQQGHIFGVPFYYIDYTLAQICAFQFWKKANEDRERAWEDYLNLCQQGGSKSFLELVQTANLISPFESGCVESVIGDIETWLGGVDDSKL encoded by the coding sequence ATGAAGTTCGAAGAGATGATGTACGAACGCCCGGACATCGAAGTGGTAGAAAAACAATTTGGTGAGTTGTTGACCAAGTTTGAGAATGCAGGTACCGCTGAGGCTCAAAACTCAGTGATGAAGGAAATCAATGATTTACGCGTTGAAGTTGAAACCATGGGCACCTTAGCTCAGGTTCGCCACACGATTGATACCAATGACACGTTTTACGACGCTGAGAACGACTACTTTGACGAGAACCAACCACGCATGCAGGCTTTATCGACTCAATTTTACCACGCGTTGGCCAAGTCGCCCTTTCGTGCAGAGCTCGAGCAGGCTTGGGGCAAACAGCTGTTTCGTCTTGCCGAAATGACGCTTAATACGTTCGATCCGGTCATCCTCGCCGACCTTCAGAAAGAAAACAAACTCGCGAGCGACTATGACAGGCTGATTGCTTCTGCCAAGATCGACTTTGAAGGTGAGGAACGGAACCTGGCGCAGATGGGACCGTTTTTGACCTCACCAAATAGGGAGATGCGCAAACGCGCCTACGAAGCTCGCTACAACTTTTTCATCGAGCACCAAGATGAACTGGACGAAATTTACGATGGTCTCGTCAAAACCCGCACTGAGCTGGCGCGTAAACTCGGATACAAGACGTTCACGGAGCTCGGATATCTTCGCCTCTCAAGGTCGGATTACAACGCGGAGATGGTAGCGAACTTTCGCAAGCAGGTAGAAGAATTCATCGTGCCGGTGGCAACGGCCTTGCGGGAGCGGCAGAAAAAGCTCATCGGTGTCGATGAGCTGAAGTACTACGATGAAGGATTCAAGTTTCCGTCGGGGAACCCGAAACCGCATGGCGATCCCGATTGGATTGTCGACAAGGGCAAGCGCATGTACATGGAATTGTCACCAGAAACGGACGAGTTTTTCACGGTGATGACCGACAATCACCTCATGGACCTTGTCAGTAAAAAGGGCAAAAGCGCGGGTGGCTATTGTACGGGACTCGGCAAATACAAGGTTCCGTTCATCTTCTCGAACTTTAACGGCACATTTGGCGACGTGACCGTGCTCACGCACGAAGCAGGGCATGCCTTCCAGTCCTACAGCAGCCGTCACTTTGAGTTACCCGAGTACGGGTTCCCGACGATGGAGTCTGCGGAGATCCACTCGATGAGTATGGAGTTCTTCACCTGGCCGTGGATGGACCTCTTCTTCGAAGAGGAGACGGATAAGTTCAAGTTTATGCACCTTGCGGACGCCCTTGAGTTCATTCCGTACGGTGTTGCTGTCGATGAGTTTCAACACTTTGTCTACGAAAACCCGGACGTTTCACCGGCCGAGCGGCGAGCAGAGTGGCGCAGGATTGAGAAGAAGTACCTGCCGCACCGGAACTATGAAGGTAACGACTATCTGGAAAGTGGAGCCTATTGGCACCAGCAGGGCCATATCTTCGGTGTCCCATTCTATTACATCGATTACACCCTGGCTCAGATTTGCGCATTCCAGTTCTGGAAGAAGGCAAACGAAGACCGGGAACGGGCTTGGGAAGATTACCTGAACCTGTGCCAACAGGGTGGCAGCAAGTCATTCCTCGAGCTGGTGCAGACGGCAAACCTCATCTCCCCGTTTGAGTCCGGCTGTGTGGAATCCGTCATCGGCGACATTGAGACCTGGCTCGGCGGTGTCGACGACAGCAAGCTGTGA
- a CDS encoding S9 family peptidase translates to MTKATAPYGSWKSPITSDLIVKGTIRFEQVLVDGLDIYWIESRPTEGGRSVVMRQTHDGHVEELTPQPYNVRDRVHEYGGGAVTVRDGVVYFSNFDDNRLYVRKRDGEIRALTADSKMRYADGVIDNARGHWVGVREDHTKSDIFAENTIVAMNTDGSGERVLVSGNDFYAFPRLSPDGTQLAYVTWNHPNMPWDDTELWTARIAGDGSLSDFQKIAGGDGQSILQPKWSPDGVLYYVSDESNWWNIKRFKDGKTETVVAMDAEFASPNWVFGQSNYDFVNASTIFCNYTKNGSWYLAEIDTESGTLQSIESEYTAFSSIQVDGQRVVFLAGGPTSFPAVVTMKVGDWQPQVLRTSAELTVDGAYLSIPESIQFPTTNGKTAYAIYYRPNNPDYTAPEGEKPPLLVLSHGGPTGAASNVLNLGKQYWTSRGFAVLDVDYGGSTGYGREYRDRLKSQWGIVDVDDCSNGALYLAERGEVDGERLAIAGGSAGGYTTLASLVFRDVFNAGASHFGISELEVFATETHKFESRYMDSLLGPYPEAKDVYYNRSPINFTDQLSCPVAFFQGLDDKIVPPNQAELMVEALRKKGLPVAYVAFPGEGHGFRRAENIQRAQDGEFYFYSRVFGFAPAEHIHPIPIDNLDE, encoded by the coding sequence GTGACAAAAGCAACAGCACCCTACGGAAGCTGGAAGTCACCCATCACATCTGACTTGATTGTGAAAGGCACCATCCGGTTTGAGCAGGTTCTGGTGGATGGTTTGGATATCTATTGGATTGAGAGTCGACCCACAGAGGGCGGGCGCAGTGTCGTGATGCGCCAGACGCACGACGGACATGTCGAGGAACTGACACCACAGCCCTATAACGTCAGGGACCGGGTTCATGAATACGGCGGTGGTGCGGTGACGGTGAGAGACGGCGTCGTTTACTTCTCGAACTTCGATGACAACCGCCTTTATGTCCGCAAGCGGGACGGGGAGATTCGCGCCCTAACCGCGGACTCCAAGATGAGATACGCGGACGGTGTAATAGACAATGCGCGTGGACACTGGGTTGGGGTTCGCGAAGACCACACCAAGTCGGACATCTTCGCCGAAAACACGATTGTGGCAATGAACACCGACGGCAGCGGCGAACGGGTGTTGGTCTCAGGCAACGATTTTTACGCATTCCCCCGGTTGAGTCCAGACGGCACGCAACTGGCTTATGTGACTTGGAATCATCCGAACATGCCTTGGGACGATACCGAATTGTGGACCGCTCGCATTGCAGGAGATGGCAGTCTTAGTGACTTTCAAAAGATTGCGGGTGGAGATGGCCAGTCGATTCTTCAGCCCAAATGGTCCCCGGACGGGGTTCTGTACTATGTGTCCGACGAGAGCAATTGGTGGAACATCAAACGGTTCAAGGATGGGAAAACGGAGACCGTCGTGGCGATGGATGCTGAATTCGCATCTCCGAACTGGGTCTTTGGCCAATCCAATTACGATTTTGTGAATGCGTCCACCATCTTCTGTAATTACACGAAAAACGGATCGTGGTATCTGGCTGAAATAGATACAGAGTCCGGCACCTTGCAGTCTATCGAAAGTGAGTACACCGCGTTTAGTTCCATCCAGGTGGACGGTCAGCGGGTCGTGTTTCTTGCTGGAGGGCCGACGAGTTTCCCTGCCGTTGTCACCATGAAGGTGGGCGATTGGCAACCTCAGGTCCTGCGCACGTCGGCGGAACTGACGGTCGATGGCGCTTACTTATCCATCCCTGAATCCATCCAGTTCCCGACGACAAACGGGAAGACCGCGTACGCTATCTACTATCGTCCAAACAACCCGGATTACACAGCGCCAGAGGGCGAGAAGCCGCCGCTCCTGGTACTTTCGCACGGTGGCCCTACAGGCGCGGCGTCGAATGTGCTGAACCTTGGCAAACAGTACTGGACCAGCCGCGGATTTGCGGTGCTCGATGTGGACTACGGCGGATCGACCGGGTATGGCCGCGAGTATCGCGACAGACTGAAATCGCAGTGGGGCATCGTTGATGTCGACGATTGCTCAAACGGCGCATTGTACTTGGCAGAGCGAGGAGAAGTGGACGGTGAGCGGCTCGCGATTGCAGGAGGCAGCGCTGGCGGATACACCACGCTCGCATCGCTCGTGTTCCGCGACGTGTTCAACGCCGGTGCCAGCCATTTCGGCATCAGTGAGCTCGAAGTCTTCGCGACCGAGACGCACAAGTTTGAATCCCGCTATATGGACAGTCTGCTTGGTCCGTATCCAGAAGCAAAGGATGTCTATTACAACCGCTCGCCCATCAACTTCACAGACCAGCTGTCTTGCCCAGTGGCCTTCTTCCAAGGCTTGGATGACAAGATTGTTCCTCCGAATCAGGCAGAGTTGATGGTGGAGGCACTGCGCAAGAAGGGGCTTCCCGTTGCTTACGTGGCATTTCCAGGTGAGGGGCACGGGTTCCGCCGCGCTGAAAACATTCAGCGTGCACAGGACGGTGAATTCTACTTCTACTCACGCGTGTTTGGGTTTGCACCTGCCGAGCATATCCATCCGATTCCGATTGACAACCTCGATGAATGA